One region of Pseudoalteromonas sp. R3 genomic DNA includes:
- a CDS encoding DUF2141 domain-containing protein, translated as MKPLYLAAAFTLVLSGCQSTSPQSINSADATPASLTVVIDNVTSEQGQLIVTLHDNSESFHSDDNINDKDSRYFRSQVVTPNMPRTTVTFEGIPSGRYAINVVHDEDKDGGLDRMVFPFLGMPSEPYALSNNIYDTFSKGDFEDALIKVQTPGSEVHLTLATHLNKISGL; from the coding sequence ATGAAACCACTTTATTTAGCCGCCGCATTCACTTTGGTGTTGTCCGGATGCCAGTCGACCAGCCCGCAGAGTATTAATTCAGCCGATGCCACGCCCGCCAGCTTGACCGTTGTAATAGACAATGTCACCAGCGAACAAGGGCAGCTGATCGTGACCTTACACGATAACAGCGAGAGCTTTCATTCCGACGATAACATCAACGACAAAGACAGCAGATACTTCCGCAGCCAGGTGGTTACACCCAATATGCCGAGAACAACCGTCACCTTTGAGGGGATCCCCTCGGGCCGTTACGCAATCAATGTCGTGCATGACGAAGATAAAGACGGTGGACTGGATCGAATGGTATTTCCTTTTTTAGGTATGCCCAGTGAGCCCTACGCTCTGTCGAATAATATTTATGACACCTTTAGTAAAGGCGATTTTGAAGACGCCCTGATCAAAGTTCAGACACCAGGCAGTGAGGTGCATCTTACACTGGCAACTCATCTTAATAAAATAAGCGGCCTGTAA